From a single Aggregatilinea lenta genomic region:
- a CDS encoding SH3 domain-containing protein, with the protein MKVVRSITLIMLLILSVAALLPASGAQAQGECAGAPAPRLTKGQMARVTLSEGTGNNLRATPSSAGTVLGVMSEGEIFTVTSDPQCVEGFYWWQIRRWDGQGGFTAEGANGEYWVEPWPQDGATIPTVAAPTAETGLIAFGRSTDETTGQIFVMVADGSREVLVSGEVVSAGQPAWSPDVTRIAFTGGSEEAVTTVYVVDADGQNLITMPGDFSTVRDPQWSPDGTQIVFAAAGSAAAPNSPFDLYVVNADGTGLKNLSNTPDIDETNPAWSPDGGQIAFTSTQEGSADVIVTDAGGFSATIIAATNAIEFKPAWSPDGAWIAYYATNEDGVALMIADPLGTSSAQIGQIYDERSNSHAPVFSPDGTRIAYSTVSSLADSATSELFSVRTDGTDPIQYTADGAIALAPSWSPDGQWLVFSSTRADTFDLWAMRANGAGIAQLTRGADMEYTPQWSPRSATLPAATGTPAEPAVTTVPGEAELLLIYDAGVPMFTLKNQSSAALNLLPVSFSGAGVVVPATIWSTEFLASPLNAFKAGGCLQMWQFGLPQQDAPAECGDSRQGWISEETGFFWTQGTFDVLYDGAVVATCETGAGRCEADLPIVQPVG; encoded by the coding sequence ATGAAGGTCGTTCGCAGCATCACCCTTATCATGTTATTGATCCTTTCAGTCGCCGCCCTGCTCCCCGCCTCTGGTGCGCAAGCCCAGGGCGAGTGCGCCGGTGCGCCCGCGCCGCGCCTGACGAAGGGCCAGATGGCCCGCGTCACGCTGAGCGAGGGCACGGGTAACAACCTGCGCGCCACGCCGAGCAGCGCGGGGACCGTGCTGGGCGTCATGTCCGAAGGCGAAATCTTTACCGTGACGTCCGATCCGCAGTGCGTCGAGGGGTTCTACTGGTGGCAGATCCGCCGCTGGGACGGCCAGGGCGGCTTCACTGCCGAGGGCGCAAACGGCGAGTACTGGGTCGAGCCGTGGCCTCAGGATGGCGCGACGATTCCCACCGTTGCAGCGCCCACCGCCGAGACGGGCCTGATCGCGTTCGGGCGATCCACGGACGAAACTACCGGGCAGATCTTCGTGATGGTCGCGGATGGGTCGCGCGAAGTGCTCGTCAGCGGGGAGGTCGTATCCGCCGGGCAGCCCGCGTGGTCCCCTGACGTCACCCGGATCGCGTTCACCGGCGGATCTGAGGAAGCCGTGACCACTGTGTACGTGGTCGATGCCGATGGGCAGAACCTGATCACGATGCCCGGTGACTTTTCCACCGTGCGCGATCCGCAGTGGTCGCCGGATGGCACGCAGATCGTATTCGCGGCGGCGGGTTCAGCGGCAGCACCAAACAGCCCGTTTGACCTGTACGTGGTCAACGCGGACGGGACCGGCCTGAAGAACCTCAGCAACACTCCCGACATCGACGAAACCAATCCGGCATGGTCGCCGGACGGCGGGCAGATCGCGTTCACTTCGACTCAAGAAGGCAGCGCGGATGTGATTGTGACCGACGCGGGCGGCTTCAGCGCGACGATAATCGCTGCTACGAACGCCATAGAGTTCAAGCCCGCCTGGTCGCCAGATGGGGCATGGATCGCCTATTACGCCACGAACGAGGACGGCGTCGCCCTGATGATCGCCGATCCGCTGGGGACCAGTTCGGCCCAGATCGGGCAGATCTACGACGAGCGCAGCAACTCGCATGCGCCGGTGTTCAGCCCCGACGGCACACGGATCGCGTACTCGACCGTTTCCAGTCTGGCCGACAGCGCGACCAGCGAGCTGTTCAGCGTGCGCACGGATGGGACCGATCCGATCCAGTACACGGCAGATGGCGCGATCGCGCTTGCGCCAAGCTGGTCCCCAGACGGGCAGTGGCTGGTCTTTTCGTCCACGCGTGCCGATACCTTCGACCTGTGGGCCATGCGCGCCAACGGCGCAGGCATCGCCCAACTGACGCGCGGCGCGGACATGGAATACACGCCGCAGTGGTCGCCGCGCAGTGCCACGCTGCCCGCCGCGACCGGAACCCCGGCGGAGCCTGCCGTCACGACCGTGCCCGGCGAAGCCGAGCTGCTGTTGATCTACGACGCGGGCGTGCCGATGTTCACGCTGAAGAACCAGTCGAGCGCCGCGCTGAACCTGCTGCCGGTCAGTTTTTCGGGCGCGGGCGTGGTCGTCCCGGCGACGATCTGGAGCACGGAATTCCTCGCCTCGCCGCTGAACGCGTTCAAGGCGGGCGGCTGCCTGCAAATGTGGCAGTTTGGACTGCCGCAGCAGGACGCTCCGGCGGAATGCGGCGACTCGCGCCAGGGCTGGATCAGCGAGGAGACGGGCTTCTTCTGGACGCAGGGCACGTTCGACGTGCTGTACGACGGCGCGGTGGTCGCCACGTGCGAGACGGGCGCGGGCCGCTGCGAGGCCGATCTGCCCATCGTGCAGCCGGTGGGGTAA